A window of Microcystis aeruginosa FD4 contains these coding sequences:
- a CDS encoding glycoside hydrolase family 57 protein translates to MAFGYVALVLHAHLPFVRHPESDYVLEEEWLYEAITETYIPLLQVFEGLKRDGIDFKMTMSMTPPLVSMLRDPLLQERYEEHLGKLEELIAKEIDHNQHNGHIRYLAEYYAESFQSIRQTWEKYDRDLVKAFKQFLDSNNLEIITCGATHGYMPLMKMYPQAVWAQIEVACQHYEENFGRRPKGIWLPECAYYEGVERMLADAGIRYFLVDGHGILYGRPRPRYGSYAPIFTETGVAAFGRDHESSQQVWSSQVGYPGDIVYREFYKDLGWEAEYEYIKPYIMPNGQRKNIGIKYHKITSRDGGLSEKGLYDPYWAKEKAAEHAGNFMYNRERQVESLAGIMGRPPLVVSPYDAELFGHWWYEGPWFIDFLFRKSWYDQNIYQMTHLADYLRANPNQQVCRPSQSSWGYKGFHEYWLNETNAWIYPHLHKGTERMIELSHHEAEDELQERALNQAARELLLAQSSDWAFIMRTGTMVPYAVRRTRSHLLRLNKIYEDVKSEKIDSGWLQKVEEIDNIFPNIDYRIYRPL, encoded by the coding sequence ATGGCTTTTGGCTATGTTGCCCTAGTTCTCCACGCTCATCTCCCTTTCGTCCGCCATCCCGAAAGCGATTACGTCCTCGAAGAAGAATGGTTATACGAAGCAATCACAGAAACCTACATCCCTCTCCTGCAAGTTTTTGAAGGTCTCAAGCGGGACGGTATCGATTTTAAAATGACCATGAGCATGACTCCGCCTTTGGTGTCGATGCTGCGGGATCCGTTACTGCAAGAGCGTTATGAAGAACACTTAGGTAAGTTAGAAGAATTAATTGCTAAAGAAATCGACCATAATCAACATAATGGCCATATTCGCTACTTAGCCGAATATTACGCTGAATCTTTCCAAAGTATCCGACAAACTTGGGAAAAATACGATCGAGATCTGGTCAAAGCTTTTAAACAATTCCTCGACAGTAATAACCTAGAAATTATCACCTGTGGTGCGACTCACGGTTATATGCCCCTGATGAAAATGTACCCGCAAGCGGTGTGGGCGCAAATTGAGGTGGCCTGTCAACACTACGAGGAAAATTTCGGTCGTCGTCCCAAGGGCATTTGGTTGCCGGAATGTGCCTACTACGAAGGGGTAGAAAGAATGTTAGCCGATGCGGGCATTCGTTACTTCCTCGTCGATGGCCACGGTATTCTCTACGGTCGTCCTCGCCCCCGTTACGGCAGTTATGCGCCCATTTTCACAGAAACCGGGGTGGCTGCTTTCGGTCGTGACCACGAATCTTCCCAACAGGTTTGGTCTTCCCAAGTCGGTTATCCGGGGGATATAGTCTATCGGGAATTCTATAAAGATTTGGGCTGGGAAGCGGAATACGAATATATTAAGCCCTATATCATGCCCAATGGTCAACGCAAGAATATAGGCATCAAATACCACAAAATTACTAGCCGGGACGGTGGTTTATCGGAAAAAGGTCTTTATGACCCCTACTGGGCCAAAGAAAAGGCCGCCGAACACGCGGGCAATTTTATGTATAATCGCGAGCGGCAAGTGGAGAGTTTAGCCGGAATTATGGGCCGTCCTCCCCTGGTTGTTTCTCCCTACGATGCTGAGTTATTCGGTCACTGGTGGTATGAGGGACCCTGGTTTATTGATTTTCTGTTCCGTAAGTCTTGGTATGACCAAAATATCTACCAAATGACCCATTTAGCCGATTATCTCCGGGCTAACCCCAATCAGCAGGTCTGTCGTCCTTCCCAATCCAGTTGGGGTTATAAGGGTTTCCATGAATACTGGCTGAATGAAACTAACGCATGGATCTATCCTCACCTGCACAAAGGCACGGAACGAATGATTGAATTAAGTCATCATGAAGCGGAGGATGAATTACAGGAACGGGCTTTAAATCAGGCAGCCCGGGAGTTATTATTAGCACAATCTTCCGATTGGGCGTTTATTATGCGAACCGGTACGATGGTTCCCTATGCTGTCCGGCGCACTCGTTCCCACCTACTGCGGTTAAATAAAATCTATGAAGATGTGAAATCCGAGAAGATTGACTCTGGTTGGTTGCAAAAAGTTGAGGAAATCGATAATATTTTCCCCAATATTGATTATCGCATCTATCGACCCCTGTAA
- a CDS encoding glycoside hydrolase encodes MTYPLYVAFIWHQHQPLYKSSQTRTDASGQYRLPWVRLHGVKDYLDLILILERFPKLHQTVNLVPSLILQLEDYVNGLAIDPYLALTVTPEAQLTLAQKHFILEHFFDANHRTLIDPHPRYAQLYAQRQENGHSWCISHWNLQDYSDLLAWHNLAWIDPIFHSDPEIAAWLEQGKNFTLSDRQRIISKQRQILRRILPQHRLMQETGQLEIITSPYTHPILPLLANSEAGRVAVPNMTLPRQYFHYPEDISRHLQKAWQIYIDRFDKHPRGLWPSEQSVSPAILPAVAKQGFQWLCSDEGVLGWSLGHYFHRDEKGNISEPELLYRPYLLETSNGNLSMVFRDHRLSDLIGFSYSGMKAQEAATDLIKHLEAIAEQLQTNAETTTLEKPWLVTIALDGENCWENYHQDGLPFLENLYQLLSDHQAIELVTVSEYLDRFPANAKIPSNQLHSGSWIDANFTTWIGDPAKNKAWEYLILARQTLANHPEATEDNNPDAWEALYAAEGSDWFWWFGYGHSSNHDAIFDQLFREHLIALYQALNEPIPSYLLEPVEEHGDKPSNRPLAFIHPIIDGFGDEQDWDKAGRLEIGGASGTMHRNSLVQRLFFGWDHLNFYLRFDWKPGAELGKDIPPEVHLYWYYDEVHRLQSPIPLTDIPPRSPLDYGYHHHLGVNLITEFTWLEVAQEYFTWQRVPSNAKASFNQCLEIAVPWEGLHIEPDDRLHLIAVLANQGQYYDFLPVEELIFLQRP; translated from the coding sequence ATGACCTATCCTCTCTACGTCGCTTTTATTTGGCATCAACACCAACCCCTCTACAAATCCTCTCAAACTCGCACCGATGCTTCGGGACAATATCGCTTACCCTGGGTGCGACTGCATGGAGTGAAAGATTATCTCGATTTAATCCTGATTCTAGAACGTTTTCCTAAATTACACCAAACTGTCAACCTTGTCCCCTCTTTAATCCTGCAATTAGAGGATTATGTCAACGGACTAGCTATAGACCCCTATCTTGCCCTCACTGTCACCCCAGAAGCGCAGTTAACCCTGGCACAAAAACACTTTATCCTCGAACACTTTTTCGATGCTAACCATCGTACCCTGATCGATCCGCACCCCCGTTACGCCCAATTATACGCACAGCGTCAAGAAAACGGTCATAGTTGGTGTATTAGCCATTGGAATCTCCAAGATTATAGCGATCTCTTGGCTTGGCATAACCTCGCTTGGATCGATCCTATCTTTCACAGTGACCCAGAAATCGCTGCCTGGTTAGAACAGGGAAAAAACTTCACTTTAAGCGATCGCCAGCGAATTATCTCCAAACAGCGTCAAATTCTGCGTCGTATCTTGCCGCAACACCGGTTAATGCAGGAAACCGGACAACTAGAAATCATTACCAGTCCCTACACCCATCCAATTTTACCCCTGCTGGCCAACTCGGAAGCCGGCCGGGTAGCAGTGCCGAATATGACCCTTCCTCGGCAATATTTCCACTATCCTGAAGATATTTCCCGCCATCTCCAGAAAGCTTGGCAAATCTATATCGATCGCTTTGATAAACATCCTCGAGGACTTTGGCCCTCGGAACAATCCGTTAGTCCCGCGATTCTCCCCGCTGTCGCTAAACAGGGTTTTCAGTGGTTATGTTCCGATGAGGGGGTGTTAGGTTGGTCCCTAGGACATTACTTTCATCGCGACGAAAAAGGCAATATTAGCGAACCGGAATTACTTTATCGTCCCTACCTTCTGGAAACTAGCAACGGCAATTTATCGATGGTTTTCCGCGATCATCGTCTCTCGGATCTGATCGGATTTAGCTATAGTGGCATGAAAGCGCAAGAGGCCGCTACAGACTTAATTAAACACCTAGAAGCGATCGCCGAACAACTGCAAACCAACGCCGAAACCACGACGCTAGAAAAACCCTGGTTAGTTACCATTGCGCTAGATGGCGAAAACTGTTGGGAAAACTATCATCAAGACGGTTTACCCTTCCTAGAGAACCTTTATCAACTTTTAAGCGACCACCAAGCGATCGAATTAGTCACCGTCTCGGAATATCTCGATCGCTTTCCCGCTAATGCCAAAATACCCAGCAATCAACTTCATAGCGGCTCTTGGATCGATGCCAATTTTACCACTTGGATCGGCGATCCCGCTAAAAATAAAGCTTGGGAATATCTAATTTTAGCCCGTCAAACCCTCGCTAATCACCCGGAAGCGACGGAAGATAATAACCCCGACGCGTGGGAAGCATTGTATGCAGCGGAAGGTTCCGATTGGTTTTGGTGGTTTGGTTATGGCCATTCCTCCAATCATGACGCAATTTTTGACCAACTTTTCCGCGAACACCTGATCGCTCTGTATCAAGCTTTAAATGAGCCAATTCCCTCCTATTTGCTCGAACCGGTGGAAGAACACGGGGATAAACCAAGTAATCGTCCACTGGCTTTCATTCACCCCATTATCGACGGTTTTGGCGACGAACAGGATTGGGATAAAGCCGGACGGCTCGAAATTGGCGGTGCCAGTGGTACAATGCACCGGAATTCCTTAGTACAAAGGCTGTTTTTCGGTTGGGATCACCTCAATTTTTATCTGCGTTTCGATTGGAAACCGGGGGCAGAATTAGGCAAAGATATCCCGCCTGAAGTGCATTTATATTGGTATTATGACGAAGTGCATCGTCTGCAAAGTCCAATTCCCCTAACAGATATTCCCCCTCGATCGCCCCTCGATTACGGTTATCATCATCATCTAGGAGTTAATTTAATCACGGAATTTACTTGGTTAGAAGTCGCTCAAGAATATTTTACTTGGCAACGAGTTCCTAGTAATGCCAAAGCTTCTTTTAATCAATGTTTGGAAATTGCTGTCCCCTGGGAAGGATTACACATTGAACCCGATGATCGTCTCCATTTAATCGCAGTTTTAGCCAATCAAGGTCAATACTATGATTTCCTCCCCGTTGAAGAATTAATCTTCCTGCAAAGACCTTAA
- a CDS encoding serine/threonine protein kinase, which produces MSAESRHRRLLANRYQLVELIGSGAMGQVYRAEDKLLGGVTVAVKFLSQTLLNNRMRERFEREATISALLGEKSIHIVKVRDYGVDEKEVPFYVMELLQGESMSEIIKYHPLPISRFFNLTRQICFGLECAHKGIIFQGEICPIIHRDIKPSNIIVIQDSGLGELVKILDFGIAKLIQSGESQTQSFMGTLAYCSPEQMEGKELDHRSDIYSFGIVMYEMITGETPLFPDHPSFGGWYEVHHYAEPRSFNSRLQLPPELEQLILRCLAKAPSDRPQSVTDILQLLERLEPLVKNEIVKKTDNDTSKTKTPDDLAQTSVSAANARDISLKSRWPEDKPRQKIVFSRCLQAADGVFASLWVMLAREDIAVRVASVRYNQFLFLPTPHPMILWITVLYHRQWGPRWLPCYLDLKTPQGQKMTKTLAETGQYWILFFPLEGGLICENVITANIPANQCQILQQWLTDSQSVRGGNPQISKRMLKQKLDQLKPQILAKLASELPPQP; this is translated from the coding sequence ATGTCGGCAGAATCTAGACATCGGCGCCTACTTGCCAATCGATACCAACTGGTCGAGTTGATCGGTAGCGGTGCCATGGGACAAGTATATCGAGCAGAAGATAAACTCTTAGGTGGCGTAACCGTCGCCGTCAAATTCCTCTCGCAAACTCTCCTCAACAACAGAATGCGCGAGCGCTTCGAGCGAGAGGCGACTATTTCGGCACTTTTAGGTGAAAAAAGTATTCATATTGTTAAAGTTCGTGATTATGGTGTAGATGAAAAGGAAGTCCCCTTCTACGTCATGGAACTTTTGCAGGGGGAAAGCATGAGTGAAATCATCAAATATCACCCGCTGCCTATCTCGCGCTTCTTTAATCTCACCCGTCAGATTTGTTTCGGCTTGGAATGCGCCCATAAAGGTATTATCTTCCAAGGCGAGATCTGTCCGATTATTCACCGGGACATCAAACCAAGCAATATTATCGTGATTCAGGACTCAGGATTAGGGGAATTGGTGAAAATTCTCGATTTTGGCATCGCTAAACTCATCCAATCGGGAGAATCCCAAACCCAATCGTTTATGGGAACCTTAGCCTATTGTTCCCCGGAACAGATGGAAGGGAAAGAACTCGATCATCGTTCCGATATCTACAGTTTCGGGATTGTGATGTACGAGATGATCACGGGAGAAACGCCCCTTTTTCCTGATCATCCCTCCTTTGGCGGTTGGTATGAGGTTCACCACTACGCCGAACCCCGTTCCTTTAATTCTAGATTGCAATTACCGCCAGAATTAGAACAGTTAATCCTGCGCTGTTTAGCCAAAGCACCCAGCGATCGCCCACAAAGTGTTACAGATATACTACAACTTCTCGAACGACTGGAACCCTTAGTCAAAAATGAAATAGTCAAAAAAACCGACAATGACACCAGCAAAACCAAAACCCCTGATGATTTAGCTCAAACCAGTGTTTCTGCCGCTAATGCTAGGGATATCTCTCTCAAGTCTCGTTGGCCCGAGGATAAACCGCGCCAAAAAATTGTCTTCTCACGCTGTCTCCAGGCTGCCGACGGCGTTTTTGCCAGTTTATGGGTAATGTTGGCTCGAGAAGATATCGCCGTCCGGGTCGCTAGTGTCCGTTATAATCAATTCCTCTTTTTACCCACACCCCACCCGATGATTCTCTGGATTACTGTCCTCTATCATCGTCAATGGGGACCCCGCTGGTTGCCCTGTTATTTGGACTTAAAAACCCCCCAGGGTCAAAAAATGACCAAAACCCTCGCCGAAACCGGTCAATACTGGATTTTATTTTTCCCCCTCGAAGGCGGCCTGATCTGTGAAAATGTGATCACCGCTAATATTCCCGCCAATCAATGCCAAATTTTGCAGCAATGGCTGACCGATAGTCAATCGGTCCGGGGTGGCAACCCACAAATTAGCAAGCGGATGCTAAAACAGAAACTCGATCAACTTAAACCCCAGATTCTGGCCAAATTAGCCTCAGAATTACCCCCGCAGCCCTAA
- a CDS encoding alpha/beta fold hydrolase translates to MSIALNVKIKGNGYPILCLHGHPGSAASMSVFTDHFCQRWQTLAPDLRGYGKSRYRRDFELEEHLEDLIGLLDRQKIQQCLILGWSLGGIIALELVLRHPERFPGLILVASAARPWGSHPPVTTTDLVLTGIAAILNQIKPGWRWNIDTFARRSLFQYLFSQHQATSYQYLAQDAVPAYLGTSPAANRALNRALKKGNNCLKSLDKITIPCLVLAGAKDRHITSASSQETAEKLKLSGWKCYPDTAHLFPWEIPDLVLGDIDAWLAEHFSDKLAE, encoded by the coding sequence ATGTCGATCGCTCTCAACGTTAAGATCAAAGGTAATGGCTATCCGATTCTCTGTCTGCACGGTCATCCCGGTTCGGCAGCGAGTATGTCTGTATTTACCGATCATTTTTGCCAACGCTGGCAAACCCTGGCCCCGGATTTGCGCGGCTACGGTAAAAGTCGTTATCGCCGGGATTTTGAGCTAGAAGAACATCTAGAGGATTTAATTGGACTGCTCGATCGCCAAAAAATCCAGCAATGTTTAATTCTCGGTTGGTCTTTGGGGGGTATAATCGCCCTGGAATTAGTATTGCGGCATCCGGAGCGCTTTCCTGGTTTAATTCTAGTGGCCTCGGCTGCGCGGCCTTGGGGTAGTCATCCTCCTGTCACCACCACAGATTTAGTTTTGACGGGGATTGCGGCAATTCTCAATCAGATCAAACCGGGATGGCGTTGGAATATTGATACTTTTGCTCGTCGTTCCCTGTTTCAGTACCTTTTTTCACAACATCAAGCGACATCCTATCAATATCTCGCTCAAGATGCTGTTCCTGCCTACTTAGGCACTTCTCCAGCAGCTAATCGCGCTTTAAATCGGGCTTTAAAAAAAGGTAACAATTGTTTAAAATCTCTTGACAAAATCACAATTCCCTGCTTAGTTCTGGCGGGGGCAAAGGATCGCCATATTACCAGTGCCTCGAGCCAAGAAACGGCCGAAAAACTGAAACTGTCTGGGTGGAAATGTTACCCAGATACAGCCCATCTGTTCCCTTGGGAAATCCCCGACTTAGTTTTAGGGGACATTGATGCTTGGTTAGCCGAGCATTTTAGCGATAAACTGGCAGAGTGA
- a CDS encoding histidine kinase has translation MLPSNEPLTALGTETTTPLSIQLLLFVDDRPSSQEIIRQIQAYLQSLKSDYPIDLQIIEIRQQPHLVEHFRLVATPALVKIAPGPRHTLAGSNLVEQFKKWLVRWQKAIKEEVKNHHAEDGQLQEMEHSGELIRIADEVFRLKQEKEELLEQLKFKDQILAMLAHDLRSPLTAASIAVETLELAYHQPDTERSLQLREQLHQQARKQFRIMNRLITDILQASKSMAAQFTLQQSKFYLQSLCQEILSQFTDTFQEKTLILQSDIPQDLPPVYADEELIRQVIINLLENGIKYTPAGGAITLSVLHRTTQKVQVSISDTGPGIPEEKQEHIFEGHVRLKRDEGKEGYGIGLSVCRKIIRAHYGQIWVDSVPDHGSSFHFTLPVYR, from the coding sequence ATGCTCCCATCTAATGAGCCACTGACTGCTTTAGGTACAGAGACGACAACGCCTCTCTCGATTCAACTTTTGCTATTTGTTGATGACCGTCCCAGTTCTCAAGAAATTATTCGTCAAATTCAGGCCTATCTCCAGTCTTTAAAGTCTGATTACCCAATTGACCTACAGATCATCGAAATCCGCCAGCAACCTCATTTAGTCGAACATTTTCGCCTTGTAGCTACCCCCGCCTTGGTCAAAATTGCCCCCGGCCCCCGTCATACCCTCGCGGGCAGTAATCTGGTGGAACAGTTTAAAAAATGGTTGGTACGCTGGCAAAAAGCGATTAAAGAGGAGGTCAAAAATCATCACGCTGAGGATGGACAACTTCAAGAGATGGAACATTCGGGCGAACTCATCCGCATCGCCGATGAGGTTTTTCGTCTTAAACAGGAAAAGGAAGAATTATTAGAACAATTAAAATTTAAAGACCAAATTTTGGCTATGTTAGCCCACGATTTACGCAGCCCTCTCACCGCTGCTTCCATCGCCGTGGAAACCCTAGAATTAGCCTATCATCAACCGGATACGGAGCGCAGTCTGCAATTACGAGAACAACTGCACCAACAGGCCCGCAAACAGTTCCGGATTATGAACCGTTTGATCACGGATATTCTACAAGCTTCTAAGAGCATGGCGGCGCAATTCACTCTCCAACAGAGTAAATTTTATCTCCAATCCCTCTGTCAGGAAATTTTGTCTCAATTTACCGATACTTTTCAGGAAAAGACTTTAATTCTCCAAAGCGATATTCCCCAAGATCTGCCCCCCGTCTATGCTGACGAGGAGTTAATCCGACAGGTGATTATTAATCTCCTGGAGAATGGGATCAAATATACCCCCGCTGGCGGCGCAATTACCCTTTCTGTCCTCCATCGTACTACTCAAAAAGTACAGGTGAGCATCAGTGATACCGGCCCGGGCATTCCCGAAGAAAAACAAGAGCATATTTTTGAGGGTCATGTGCGTCTCAAACGGGATGAGGGCAAAGAAGGTTATGGCATCGGTTTATCGGTCTGTCGCAAGATTATTCGCGCCCACTACGGTCAAATTTGGGTAGATAGTGTCCCCGACCACGGCAGTAGTTTTCACTTCACTCTGCCAGTTTATCGCTAA
- the rnc gene encoding ribonuclease III: protein MSLSDPRRQKQLKTLVEKLGLSADVPVRWDLLDLALTHPSISRDKNYEQLEFVGDSVVRLVAAEVLLETYPEALVGEFAALRSMMVSDRTLAEFADRYGFERYLLVSSSTSIDHAGRISRLADAFEAVLGALYLSTQTMVLVRSWLDEPLKEKAAEIRRDPARQNYKDALQEWTQATYKKLPQYLVKEINGLDQERFCAEVWLNEQKLGVGTGRSKKAAEQAAAKSAFLEVVKG, encoded by the coding sequence ATGTCCTTAAGTGATCCGCGTCGCCAAAAACAATTAAAAACCCTAGTGGAAAAGCTGGGTTTATCAGCTGATGTCCCCGTCAGGTGGGATTTATTAGATTTAGCTCTAACTCATCCCAGTATTTCCCGTGATAAGAATTATGAACAATTGGAATTTGTGGGCGATTCTGTGGTAAGACTCGTGGCGGCGGAGGTATTGTTAGAAACCTATCCGGAGGCCCTAGTGGGAGAATTTGCCGCCCTGCGATCGATGATGGTTAGCGATCGCACTCTGGCGGAATTTGCGGATCGCTACGGTTTCGAGCGTTATTTGTTGGTATCAAGTAGTACGAGTATTGATCATGCGGGGCGAATTTCCCGACTAGCAGACGCTTTTGAGGCAGTCTTGGGAGCTTTATATCTTAGTACACAGACAATGGTTTTAGTGCGTTCTTGGTTAGATGAACCACTAAAGGAAAAAGCGGCCGAAATTCGTCGAGATCCGGCCCGCCAGAATTATAAGGATGCCTTGCAGGAGTGGACACAAGCAACATACAAAAAACTGCCGCAATATTTAGTAAAAGAAATCAATGGTTTAGATCAAGAGCGTTTTTGTGCGGAAGTGTGGTTAAATGAGCAGAAATTAGGAGTGGGAACTGGCAGAAGCAAAAAAGCAGCGGAACAGGCAGCGGCTAAATCAGCTTTTCTAGAAGTGGTTAAAGGCTAA
- the cruF gene encoding gamma-carotene 1'-hydroxylase CruF, producing MRRLIAIEKALFIGHIVSMAFGLAGLLLVLPHPEFVANLPDFGKTAFAWSMAGGGVVYMVLGMAAVAVYAYRTLGVWHWLGFMVPAISLSLCSELLGTSTGFPFGHYRYLSGLGYKIAGLVPFTIPLSWFYLGFSAYIIARVGLSTLALPQWLQNLGAIAIGAVLLTSWDFVLDPAMSQTTIPFWIWEQPGAFFGMPYENFAGWFGTGCVFMTVATLIWQVQPVKLPSQDLTLPFLMYLGNFGFATVMSIGAGIYPPIFLGLLTGILPLILLYNRAQAVASGQTVPTSEVTTLKIPVVSVRGAK from the coding sequence ATGAGACGACTAATTGCGATCGAAAAAGCTCTGTTCATCGGTCATATTGTATCGATGGCTTTTGGACTAGCGGGATTGTTGCTAGTCTTGCCCCATCCCGAATTTGTGGCCAATTTACCGGATTTTGGCAAAACTGCCTTTGCTTGGTCAATGGCCGGCGGGGGTGTGGTGTATATGGTGTTAGGAATGGCAGCCGTGGCTGTTTATGCCTATCGGACTCTAGGAGTGTGGCACTGGTTAGGATTCATGGTTCCCGCTATCAGTTTATCCCTTTGTAGCGAACTATTAGGAACCAGTACTGGCTTTCCTTTCGGTCATTATCGTTATCTTTCGGGCTTAGGTTACAAAATTGCGGGTTTAGTACCGTTTACTATCCCCCTATCTTGGTTTTATCTCGGTTTTAGTGCCTATATCATCGCTCGTGTTGGTTTATCCACTCTTGCTTTACCCCAATGGCTACAAAATCTAGGAGCGATCGCTATCGGGGCGGTATTATTAACTTCATGGGATTTTGTCCTAGATCCGGCCATGAGTCAAACTACTATACCCTTCTGGATTTGGGAACAACCAGGGGCCTTCTTTGGGATGCCCTATGAAAATTTTGCCGGTTGGTTTGGTACAGGCTGTGTTTTTATGACGGTAGCCACTTTAATTTGGCAAGTGCAACCGGTGAAACTGCCAAGTCAAGATTTAACCCTGCCTTTTCTGATGTATTTAGGTAATTTTGGCTTTGCGACGGTCATGAGTATCGGTGCTGGTATTTATCCGCCGATTTTCTTAGGATTGCTCACCGGTATTCTGCCTTTAATCCTTCTCTATAATCGCGCCCAAGCTGTTGCTTCCGGGCAAACAGTGCCGACCAGCGAAGTAACAACCCTAAAAATCCCCGTTGTTTCGGTGAGAGGAGCCAAATAA